A genomic stretch from Neodiprion fabricii isolate iyNeoFabr1 chromosome 3, iyNeoFabr1.1, whole genome shotgun sequence includes:
- the LOC124179177 gene encoding digestive cysteine proteinase 1 gives MAGITAKVTLVLLGISCAVAGKVPTFSTAYSAKGTLYIPYAEIREPFYAWYDSNRGSSRIDYYGGMVKTYQLAKEGENGISVKLAPITTETDINKETCLQVNGTSDSKILPQTIIPDATGMECIGEEIVNGLHCEKWRRVETFGEKANKYTLWIRYKKSPKYPQVKEAIPVRYEMRGFNSLLGSHYDHYYLEYEWYSFDTPSADVFEIAENDTCVTFPGPGENHIYTFNPMREFVHNYDEHVNTEFDHFGKAHKKHYTTELEQKRRKEVFRQNLRYIHSKNRANLGYQLQVNHLADRTDLEMRALRGKQYTKVSDNGGLPFPYNVDEVQDIPESMDWRLYGAVTPVKDQSVCGSCWSFGTTGAVEGAYYVKYHKLLRLSQQALVDCSWGFGNNGCDGGEDFRAYQWIMKHGGIPTEEDYGGYIGQDGYCHVDNVTLTAKMTGFVNVRSGDPKALKIAIAKHGPVSVAIDASHKTFSFYANGVYYESACGNTEKQLDHAVLAVGYGTLNGQAYWLVKNSWSNYWGNDGYVLMAQKDNNCGVLTTPTYVSFDKK, from the exons ATGGCGGGGATCACTGCCAAAGTAACCCTAGTTTTGTTAG GAATTTCTTGTGCTGTTGCTGGAAAAGTACCAACCTTTAGTACCGCATATTCAGCAAAGGGAACACTTTATATACCTTATGCAGAAATTCGCGAACCATTTTATGCATGGTATGACTCTAACAGAGGATCCAGCCGAATTGACTACTATGGTG GAATGGTAAAGACTTATCAATTGGCGAAAGAAGGTGAAAACGGTATTTCTGTGAAGTTGGCTCCGATCACAACTGAAACTGATATCAATAAGGAAACATGTCTTCAAGTAAATGGAACCAGCGACTCTAAAATACTTCCACAAACAATTATTCCCGATGCAACTGGAATGGAG tgCATCGGTGAAGAGATTGTCAATGGACTTCACTGTGAGAAATGGCGACGTGTAGAAACCTTTGGAGAAAAAGCAAACAAGTACACATTGTGGATTCGTTACAag AAATCGCCGAAATATCCACAAGTTAAAGAAGCTATACCAGTCAGATATGAAATGCGCGGATTCAACTCTCTTCTTGGTTCCCACTACGACCATTACTACTTGGAGTATGAGTGGTATTCATTTGATACACCAAGTGCTGATGTATTCGAAATCGCCGAAA ATGATACTTGTGTTACATTTCCTGGGCCAGGGGAAAACCATATTTACACATTCAATCCGATGCGCGAATTCGTCCATAATTATGACGAACATGTAAATACTGAATTTGATCATTTTGGAAAGGCACATAAAAAGCATTATACAACCGAGTTGGAACAAAAGCGTCGGAAGGAAGTTTTCAGACAGAATTTAAG GTACATTCATTCTAAGAATCGTGCAAACCTTGGTTACCAATTACAAGTTAATCACTTGGCTGATCGTACTGATTTGGAAATGAGGGCTCTCCGTGGAAAGCAATATACCAAAGTATCTGACAACGGTGGCCTTCCGTTTCCGTACAATGTAGATGAAGTTCAGGATATTCCTGAATCTATGGACTGGCGGTTGTACGGAGCTGTTACTCCTGTAAAAG ATCAATCCGTGTGTGGCTCTTGTTGGAGTTTTGGTACTACAGGTGCTGTAGAAGGTGCCTACTATGTAAAATACCACAAACTACTCAGACTTTCCCAGCAA GCCCTAGTTGACTGTTCCTGGGGTTTTGGCAACAACGGTTGTGATGGTGGTGAGGATTTCCGAGCGTATCAATGGATTATGAAACACGGTGGCATTCCAACTGAGGAAGACTATGGCGGTTACATAGGACAG GATGGATACTGCCACGTCGACAATGTAACTCTGACCGCGAAAATGACTGGATTTGTCAACGTGCGTTCGGGTGATCCTAAAGCGTTGAAAATCGCAATTGCTAAACACGGCCCCGTTTCGGTTGCCATCGACGCATCTCATAAGACGTTTTCATTCTACGCTAATGGAGTTTACTACGAATCGGCTTGTG GAAATACCGAAAAACAGTTGGATCATGCCGTATTAGCAGTTGGGTATGGTACCTTAAATGGTCAAGCGTATTggttggtgaaaaattcctGGTCCAATTATTGGGGAAATGACGGCTATGTTTTAATGGCACAGAAAGATAATAATTGTGGCGTTCTAACTACACCTACATACGTTTCTTTTGATAAAAAGTGA
- the LOC124179179 gene encoding eyes absent homolog 4 isoform X1 produces the protein MLTEDNDPTKPAGVLDNAGNVSSSTEASVQHPRTTNNDTEVKNEVQECPESDNVPGGELYIDESAEDKEEYPDSMEKADYSSLYGANQYYNSLYNSPSYGTTTSSKNTSLQSSYLSSYTAPGAMAQYSSYAGYNSGSTTFPSVGQNISSASQKLDYSAYSSTLYGNDRVPLQYSGYYPMPGYHTTPPSFNISNLNFTDDSSKSALTLDPPSHETNDLSTTRETTSVEGATAKPCRRGRRQSGSGNSIGSADTTEAGPDRIFIWDLDETIVVFHSLLTGQFATKHGKDAPLLAQLAYRMEEMIYNLADTHFFFNDVEVSADCDQVHVDDVSSDDNGQDLSSYNFATDGFQCASANNGICLASGVRGGVDWMRKLAFRYRKIKEIYCNYRNNVGGLLGAAKREQWLQLRTEIELLTDNWLTSAVKCLNLINKRSHCINILVTTTQLVPALSKVLLFGIGGIFPIENIYSATKIGKESCFGRVVARFGRRCTYVVIGDGSDEETAARAHNFPFWRINSHSDTQALYNALEMGFL, from the exons ATGTTAACCGAAGACAATGATCCCACGAAACCGGCCGGGGTTCTAGACAATGCTGGCAACGTGTCTTCGTCAACGGAAGCCTCCGTCCAGCATCCGCGCACCACGAACAATG ACACCGAGGTCAAAAACGAGGTCCAAGAGTGCCCGGAAAGCGACAACGTTCCGGGGGGTGAACTTTACATCGATGAAAGTGCCGAAGACAAGGAAGAGTATCCTGACTCCATGGAGAAGGCCGACTACAGTTCGTTGTACGGAGCAAATCAATATTACAACAG CTTGTACAATTCACCGAGTTACGGGACAACAACGAGCTCGAAAAATACTTCGCTGCAGAGTTCCTACCTGAGCTCGTACACCGCCCCTGGTGCTATGGCTCAGTACTCGAGCTATGCAGGATACAACAGTGGATCCACCACATTTCCATCTGTCGGGCAAAATATATCGTCGGCATCCCAA AAATTAGACTACAGCGCTTACAGCAGCACCCTTTACGGAAATGATAGAGTTCCACTGCAGTATTCCGGATACTATCCAATGCCTGGCTATCACACGACACCCCCGTCATTCAACATTAGCAATTTAAATTTCACAG ACGACTCTTCGAAATCGGCGCTTACTTTGGACCCGCCATCTCACGAAACCAACGATCTTAGCACCACGCGGGAAACCACCAGCGTGGAGG GGGCGACGGCGAAGCCCTGCAGACGCGGAAGACGGCAGAGCGGAAGCGGAAACAGTATCGGTTCCGCGGACACGACGGAAGCCGGGCCGGACCGGATATTCATCTGGGACCTGGACGAAACCATAGTTGTATTCCACTCTCTGCTTACCGGACAATTCGCGACGAAGCATGGAAAAGACGCGCCGCTGTTGGCCCAGCTCGCTTATCGGATGGAGGAAATGATTTACAACTTGGCCGACAcgcatttctttttcaatgaCGTCGAGGTGAGTGCT gACTGTGATCAGGTCCATGTAGACGACGTGTCGTCGGATGACAACGGGCAAGACTTGTCGTCGTACAACTTTGCCACCGACGGTTTTCAGTGCGCATCGGCCAACAACGGTATATGTCTGGCTTCCGGCGTCAGAGGAGGCGTCGACTGGATGAGAAAATTGGCCTTTCGCTATCGGAAGATCAAAGAAATTTACTGTAATTATCGAAACAACGTGGGCGGTCTTCTCGGTGCTGCCAAGCGAGAACAGTGGCTTCAGTTGAGGAcggaaattgaattattgacCGACAATTGGCTGACTTCCGCCGtaaaatgtttgaatttaataaacaaGAGGAGTCACTGCATCAACATATTGGTAACCACTACCCAACTCGTACCAGCCTTATCAAAAGTACTTCTATTCGGAATCGGGGGAATATTTCCCATAGAGAACATTTATTCAGCGACAAAAATTG gaaaGGAGAGCTGCTTCGGTCGAGTTGTGGCCAGATTTGGACGCAGATGTACGTACGTTGTGATCGGCGACGGATCTGACGAAGAAACGGCTGCCCGGGCGCACAATTTTCCGTTTTGGCGTATCAACAGTCATTCCGACACCCAGGCGTTGTACAACGCTCTGGAAATGGGCTTTctataa
- the LOC124179179 gene encoding eyes absent homolog 4 isoform X2 — protein MLTEDNDPTKPAGVLDNAGNVSSSTEASVQHPRTTNNDTEVKNEVQECPESDNVPGGELYIDESAEDKEEYPDSMEKADYSSLYGANQYYNSLYNSPSYGTTTSSKNTSLQSSYLSSYTAPGAMAQYSSYAGYNSGSTTFPSVGQNISSASQKLDYSAYSSTLYGNDRVPLQYSGYYPMPGYHTTPPSFNISNLNFTDDSSKSALTLDPPSHETNDLSTTRETTSVEGATAKPCRRGRRQSGSGNSIGSADTTEAGPDRIFIWDLDETIVVFHSLLTGQFATKHGKDAPLLAQLAYRMEEMIYNLADTHFFFNDVEDCDQVHVDDVSSDDNGQDLSSYNFATDGFQCASANNGICLASGVRGGVDWMRKLAFRYRKIKEIYCNYRNNVGGLLGAAKREQWLQLRTEIELLTDNWLTSAVKCLNLINKRSHCINILVTTTQLVPALSKVLLFGIGGIFPIENIYSATKIGKESCFGRVVARFGRRCTYVVIGDGSDEETAARAHNFPFWRINSHSDTQALYNALEMGFL, from the exons ATGTTAACCGAAGACAATGATCCCACGAAACCGGCCGGGGTTCTAGACAATGCTGGCAACGTGTCTTCGTCAACGGAAGCCTCCGTCCAGCATCCGCGCACCACGAACAATG ACACCGAGGTCAAAAACGAGGTCCAAGAGTGCCCGGAAAGCGACAACGTTCCGGGGGGTGAACTTTACATCGATGAAAGTGCCGAAGACAAGGAAGAGTATCCTGACTCCATGGAGAAGGCCGACTACAGTTCGTTGTACGGAGCAAATCAATATTACAACAG CTTGTACAATTCACCGAGTTACGGGACAACAACGAGCTCGAAAAATACTTCGCTGCAGAGTTCCTACCTGAGCTCGTACACCGCCCCTGGTGCTATGGCTCAGTACTCGAGCTATGCAGGATACAACAGTGGATCCACCACATTTCCATCTGTCGGGCAAAATATATCGTCGGCATCCCAA AAATTAGACTACAGCGCTTACAGCAGCACCCTTTACGGAAATGATAGAGTTCCACTGCAGTATTCCGGATACTATCCAATGCCTGGCTATCACACGACACCCCCGTCATTCAACATTAGCAATTTAAATTTCACAG ACGACTCTTCGAAATCGGCGCTTACTTTGGACCCGCCATCTCACGAAACCAACGATCTTAGCACCACGCGGGAAACCACCAGCGTGGAGG GGGCGACGGCGAAGCCCTGCAGACGCGGAAGACGGCAGAGCGGAAGCGGAAACAGTATCGGTTCCGCGGACACGACGGAAGCCGGGCCGGACCGGATATTCATCTGGGACCTGGACGAAACCATAGTTGTATTCCACTCTCTGCTTACCGGACAATTCGCGACGAAGCATGGAAAAGACGCGCCGCTGTTGGCCCAGCTCGCTTATCGGATGGAGGAAATGATTTACAACTTGGCCGACAcgcatttctttttcaatgaCGTCGAG gACTGTGATCAGGTCCATGTAGACGACGTGTCGTCGGATGACAACGGGCAAGACTTGTCGTCGTACAACTTTGCCACCGACGGTTTTCAGTGCGCATCGGCCAACAACGGTATATGTCTGGCTTCCGGCGTCAGAGGAGGCGTCGACTGGATGAGAAAATTGGCCTTTCGCTATCGGAAGATCAAAGAAATTTACTGTAATTATCGAAACAACGTGGGCGGTCTTCTCGGTGCTGCCAAGCGAGAACAGTGGCTTCAGTTGAGGAcggaaattgaattattgacCGACAATTGGCTGACTTCCGCCGtaaaatgtttgaatttaataaacaaGAGGAGTCACTGCATCAACATATTGGTAACCACTACCCAACTCGTACCAGCCTTATCAAAAGTACTTCTATTCGGAATCGGGGGAATATTTCCCATAGAGAACATTTATTCAGCGACAAAAATTG gaaaGGAGAGCTGCTTCGGTCGAGTTGTGGCCAGATTTGGACGCAGATGTACGTACGTTGTGATCGGCGACGGATCTGACGAAGAAACGGCTGCCCGGGCGCACAATTTTCCGTTTTGGCGTATCAACAGTCATTCCGACACCCAGGCGTTGTACAACGCTCTGGAAATGGGCTTTctataa
- the LOC124179179 gene encoding eyes absent homolog 4 isoform X3, whose translation MLATCLRQRKPPSSIRAPRTMVDKIFGPLRFFLRPRNFPDTEVKNEVQECPESDNVPGGELYIDESAEDKEEYPDSMEKADYSSLYGANQYYNSLYNSPSYGTTTSSKNTSLQSSYLSSYTAPGAMAQYSSYAGYNSGSTTFPSVGQNISSASQKLDYSAYSSTLYGNDRVPLQYSGYYPMPGYHTTPPSFNISNLNFTDDSSKSALTLDPPSHETNDLSTTRETTSVEGATAKPCRRGRRQSGSGNSIGSADTTEAGPDRIFIWDLDETIVVFHSLLTGQFATKHGKDAPLLAQLAYRMEEMIYNLADTHFFFNDVEDCDQVHVDDVSSDDNGQDLSSYNFATDGFQCASANNGICLASGVRGGVDWMRKLAFRYRKIKEIYCNYRNNVGGLLGAAKREQWLQLRTEIELLTDNWLTSAVKCLNLINKRSHCINILVTTTQLVPALSKVLLFGIGGIFPIENIYSATKIGKESCFGRVVARFGRRCTYVVIGDGSDEETAARAHNFPFWRINSHSDTQALYNALEMGFL comes from the exons ATGCTGGCAACGTGTCTTCGTCAACGGAAGCCTCCGTCCAGCATCCGCGCACCACGAACAATGGTAGATAAAATCTTTGGCCCCCTACGTTTCTTTCTTCGCC CGCGAAATTTTCCAGACACCGAGGTCAAAAACGAGGTCCAAGAGTGCCCGGAAAGCGACAACGTTCCGGGGGGTGAACTTTACATCGATGAAAGTGCCGAAGACAAGGAAGAGTATCCTGACTCCATGGAGAAGGCCGACTACAGTTCGTTGTACGGAGCAAATCAATATTACAACAG CTTGTACAATTCACCGAGTTACGGGACAACAACGAGCTCGAAAAATACTTCGCTGCAGAGTTCCTACCTGAGCTCGTACACCGCCCCTGGTGCTATGGCTCAGTACTCGAGCTATGCAGGATACAACAGTGGATCCACCACATTTCCATCTGTCGGGCAAAATATATCGTCGGCATCCCAA AAATTAGACTACAGCGCTTACAGCAGCACCCTTTACGGAAATGATAGAGTTCCACTGCAGTATTCCGGATACTATCCAATGCCTGGCTATCACACGACACCCCCGTCATTCAACATTAGCAATTTAAATTTCACAG ACGACTCTTCGAAATCGGCGCTTACTTTGGACCCGCCATCTCACGAAACCAACGATCTTAGCACCACGCGGGAAACCACCAGCGTGGAGG GGGCGACGGCGAAGCCCTGCAGACGCGGAAGACGGCAGAGCGGAAGCGGAAACAGTATCGGTTCCGCGGACACGACGGAAGCCGGGCCGGACCGGATATTCATCTGGGACCTGGACGAAACCATAGTTGTATTCCACTCTCTGCTTACCGGACAATTCGCGACGAAGCATGGAAAAGACGCGCCGCTGTTGGCCCAGCTCGCTTATCGGATGGAGGAAATGATTTACAACTTGGCCGACAcgcatttctttttcaatgaCGTCGAG gACTGTGATCAGGTCCATGTAGACGACGTGTCGTCGGATGACAACGGGCAAGACTTGTCGTCGTACAACTTTGCCACCGACGGTTTTCAGTGCGCATCGGCCAACAACGGTATATGTCTGGCTTCCGGCGTCAGAGGAGGCGTCGACTGGATGAGAAAATTGGCCTTTCGCTATCGGAAGATCAAAGAAATTTACTGTAATTATCGAAACAACGTGGGCGGTCTTCTCGGTGCTGCCAAGCGAGAACAGTGGCTTCAGTTGAGGAcggaaattgaattattgacCGACAATTGGCTGACTTCCGCCGtaaaatgtttgaatttaataaacaaGAGGAGTCACTGCATCAACATATTGGTAACCACTACCCAACTCGTACCAGCCTTATCAAAAGTACTTCTATTCGGAATCGGGGGAATATTTCCCATAGAGAACATTTATTCAGCGACAAAAATTG gaaaGGAGAGCTGCTTCGGTCGAGTTGTGGCCAGATTTGGACGCAGATGTACGTACGTTGTGATCGGCGACGGATCTGACGAAGAAACGGCTGCCCGGGCGCACAATTTTCCGTTTTGGCGTATCAACAGTCATTCCGACACCCAGGCGTTGTACAACGCTCTGGAAATGGGCTTTctataa